The Corynebacterium simulans genome contains a region encoding:
- a CDS encoding L,D-transpeptidase translates to MFNSLSLARRVLATTAVALTATVAAACTIDSSAQDNAAEQAASADGSQGGAEQSQAPKAKELQFSVKDGAKDVDPSELVTVKTEGKLKSVTMTNELGVEVAEKLSSDAKTWSTDEVLGYNHTYTIKAADVDGNEKTITFSTPQAAGVSEVALSPIPGAEVGVGQVIGVRFGNYVTDRKAAEEAITVKTTPEVEGAFYWINDQEVRWRPKDYWQPGTKVEVNVDLYGRNLGGGIYGGEDASTNFTIGDRVISLVDNATKTMKVFKNGQLLREIPVSLGTDGQWDTPNGRYIIGDEYESLVMDSSTFGLAVDAGGYRTSVNYATQMSYSGIYVHSAPWSIGAQGVYNQSHGCINLSPEAAQWFQSVVKRGDIVRVFNTGGAQLNPFDGLGDWNMDWDTWSKGNTNANA, encoded by the coding sequence GTGTTTAATTCCCTCTCTCTCGCTCGTCGCGTCCTTGCCACTACCGCTGTAGCCCTAACAGCCACTGTTGCGGCAGCGTGCACCATTGATTCTTCCGCTCAAGATAATGCCGCTGAACAAGCCGCTTCCGCTGATGGCAGCCAGGGTGGTGCAGAGCAGTCGCAAGCGCCAAAGGCGAAGGAACTGCAGTTCTCCGTTAAAGACGGTGCGAAAGACGTCGATCCTTCCGAGCTCGTCACGGTAAAGACCGAGGGTAAGCTGAAGTCCGTCACCATGACCAATGAGCTTGGCGTTGAGGTTGCGGAAAAGCTTTCCTCTGACGCGAAGACCTGGTCCACCGATGAGGTTCTGGGCTATAACCACACCTACACAATCAAAGCCGCCGACGTTGATGGAAACGAAAAGACCATCACCTTCAGCACCCCGCAGGCGGCGGGTGTCTCTGAGGTTGCGCTTTCCCCGATTCCGGGCGCCGAAGTGGGCGTTGGTCAGGTCATCGGCGTGCGCTTTGGCAACTACGTCACCGACCGCAAGGCTGCCGAGGAAGCAATCACCGTCAAGACCACCCCAGAGGTTGAAGGCGCCTTCTACTGGATCAATGACCAGGAAGTGCGCTGGCGTCCGAAGGATTACTGGCAGCCAGGCACCAAGGTTGAGGTCAACGTTGATCTCTACGGCCGCAACTTGGGCGGCGGCATCTATGGCGGCGAGGACGCTTCCACCAACTTCACCATCGGTGACCGTGTGATTTCCCTGGTGGACAACGCCACCAAGACTATGAAGGTATTTAAGAACGGCCAACTGCTGCGCGAGATTCCGGTTTCCCTGGGCACCGATGGCCAGTGGGATACTCCGAATGGCCGCTACATCATCGGCGATGAGTACGAGTCGTTGGTCATGGACTCCAGCACCTTTGGCTTGGCTGTCGACGCCGGCGGCTACCGTACCTCCGTCAATTACGCTACGCAGATGTCCTACTCCGGCATCTACGTTCACTCCGCACCGTGGTCCATCGGCGCACAGGGCGTCTACAACCAGTCCCACGGCTGCATCAACCTCTCCCCGGAGGCCGCGCAGTGGTTCCAGTCTGTGGTCAAGCGCGGCGACATCGTCCGCGTCTTCAACACTGGCGGTGCGCAGCTCAACCCATTCGATGGCTTGGGCGATTGGAACATGGACTGGGATACTTGGTCCAAGGGCAATACCAACGCCAACGCTTAA
- a CDS encoding TetR family transcriptional regulator yields MSTKQDTELLVPRRRPAQARSREKFNRILKAARSVLVDVGFESFTFDEVSRRAEVPIGTLYQFFANKYVLICELDRQDTAGNLEEIRRFSEHVPALQWPDFLDEFIDHLARMWREDPSRRAVWHAVQSTPGTRATAADTELQMLKPLADILEPLAQQMSYDERIELSGFLVHTVVSMLNYAASGEPENFDDVVREIKRMLIAYLFAVATS; encoded by the coding sequence ATGAGCACTAAGCAGGACACAGAGCTGCTGGTTCCCCGCCGGCGCCCCGCCCAAGCACGCAGCCGCGAGAAGTTCAATCGAATCCTCAAGGCTGCGCGAAGCGTGCTTGTCGACGTCGGCTTTGAGTCCTTCACCTTCGACGAAGTCTCCCGCCGCGCCGAGGTTCCCATCGGCACGCTGTATCAGTTCTTCGCCAATAAATATGTGCTCATCTGCGAACTAGACCGTCAAGATACCGCGGGCAACCTGGAGGAAATCCGCCGCTTCTCCGAGCATGTCCCGGCCCTGCAGTGGCCGGATTTCTTGGACGAGTTCATCGACCATCTGGCCCGTATGTGGCGTGAGGATCCTTCGCGCCGGGCAGTCTGGCATGCGGTGCAGTCCACCCCTGGCACTCGAGCTACCGCCGCCGATACCGAGCTGCAGATGCTCAAGCCCTTGGCAGATATCTTGGAGCCGCTTGCCCAGCAGATGAGCTATGACGAACGCATCGAACTTTCCGGTTTCTTGGTGCACACGGTGGTCTCCATGCTCAATTACGCGGCTTCGGGGGAGCCGGAGAACTTTGATGACGTCGTGCGCGAAATCAAGCGCATGCTCATCGCCTATCTCTTTGCTGTAGCGACGAGCTAA
- a CDS encoding DUF3618 domain-containing protein, with product MARDINDIQRDIERTRRQLASTLDELADRSKPQNLVDDAKGAATEKLQDRNVQMALAGVGAAVVGLIAFSVFRSKRRKNDLKELQRLLAERR from the coding sequence GTGGCACGCGACATTAACGACATTCAGCGCGACATCGAGCGCACCCGCCGCCAGCTGGCTAGCACCCTCGACGAGCTCGCGGATCGCAGCAAGCCGCAGAACTTGGTTGATGACGCAAAGGGCGCCGCAACCGAGAAGCTGCAGGACCGCAACGTACAGATGGCACTCGCCGGCGTCGGCGCAGCAGTAGTTGGCCTTATCGCTTTTTCTGTATTCCGTTCCAAGCGTCGCAAGAATGACCTGAAGGAACTGCAGCGCCTGCTCGCTGAGCGCCGCTAA
- the bcp gene encoding thioredoxin-dependent thiol peroxidase has translation MTEAKRLEIGDTAPTFTLSDDEGNSVSLSDYAGKRVLVYFYPRANTPGCTKEACDFRDALEQLNGLDIAVVGISPDKPEALAKFRADHELNFPLLSDPDKEVMSAYGAFGEKKNYGKVVQGVIRSTFLVEADGTIGQALYNVKATGHVARVMKGLS, from the coding sequence ATGACTGAAGCAAAGCGTTTGGAAATCGGAGATACCGCCCCCACCTTTACTTTGAGCGATGACGAAGGCAACTCCGTCAGCCTTAGCGATTACGCAGGAAAGCGCGTGCTTGTGTACTTCTACCCGCGCGCCAATACCCCGGGTTGTACCAAGGAGGCTTGTGACTTCCGGGATGCTCTCGAGCAGCTCAATGGTCTAGACATTGCCGTTGTTGGCATCTCCCCTGATAAGCCGGAGGCCCTGGCCAAGTTCCGCGCAGACCACGAGCTGAACTTCCCGCTGCTTTCAGATCCTGACAAAGAGGTCATGAGCGCATACGGCGCATTTGGTGAGAAGAAGAACTACGGCAAGGTAGTCCAGGGCGTTATCCGCTCCACCTTCTTGGTCGAGGCCGATGGCACCATCGGCCAGGCACTCTACAACGTCAAGGCCACCGGCCACGTGGCTCGCGTGATGAAGGGGCTTTCCTAA
- the acpS gene encoding holo-ACP synthase AcpS, whose translation MSQATFAVGTDLVCISEFARQLELPGTRFEGVFSPTELRVAATKPSPQRRAEHLAGRWAAKEAFIKAWSQALYGRPPVLPEEEVRWAEIEVQPDAWGRVAISLKGAIREHVAASLGQFFTSLSISHDGDYATATVLLRFVPAG comes from the coding sequence ATGAGCCAAGCAACCTTCGCCGTGGGCACGGACCTCGTTTGTATCTCCGAGTTTGCCCGGCAGCTGGAGCTGCCAGGCACTCGCTTCGAGGGCGTCTTTAGCCCCACGGAGTTGCGCGTGGCAGCGACGAAGCCGAGTCCACAGCGCCGCGCTGAGCATTTGGCCGGACGCTGGGCGGCAAAGGAAGCCTTCATCAAAGCGTGGTCCCAGGCCCTCTATGGGCGCCCGCCGGTGCTTCCAGAAGAAGAGGTGCGTTGGGCAGAAATTGAGGTCCAGCCCGACGCCTGGGGCAGGGTAGCTATCTCGCTTAAAGGCGCAATCCGCGAGCATGTCGCAGCCAGCCTGGGCCAGTTTTTCACCTCGCTGAGCATTAGCCACGATGGTGATTACGCCACCGCGACGGTGCTGCTGCGGTTTGTTCCAGCTGGTTAG
- a CDS encoding glutaminase, protein MKTPIPFYLREILDHVRDDERGKVADYIPELAVANPDYLGAAMCTTTGHVYWAGDADIEFTMQSISKPFVYALALQELGLEAVRSIVGMEPSGEAFNELSLNRDDHRPVNPMINAGAIAVTQLINGVDSGVDERVERIRSYMSRLAGHELHIDESVSGSELENAERNLALAHMLRNYNIIEDEAHDAVLTYTRQCSIRVTVKDLAVMSATLANGGRHPITDDKILDADVCRLTLALMSSAGMYDGAGRWMAEVGIPAKSGVAGGLLGTLPGQLGVATFSPRLNEEGNSVRGVEAFKLLSKDMGLHLMSTEERYGVQPIRHIVDEDTATVIYLQGVLNFNAAETVLHELERYDLSAAKVVLELSNVTATNRMGRRMLKEGLRRIRESGFDIELVDPDQELEDLKMSDGTEVPVGDPEDYQIAGEPI, encoded by the coding sequence ATGAAAACACCAATTCCTTTTTACTTACGGGAAATCCTCGACCATGTCCGTGATGATGAACGCGGAAAAGTAGCGGACTATATCCCAGAGCTTGCGGTTGCGAACCCGGACTACCTAGGCGCGGCGATGTGCACCACCACCGGCCACGTCTATTGGGCAGGCGATGCAGATATCGAGTTCACCATGCAGTCCATCTCCAAGCCTTTTGTGTATGCGCTTGCATTGCAGGAGCTGGGGCTGGAAGCGGTGCGCTCGATTGTGGGAATGGAGCCTTCCGGTGAGGCCTTCAACGAGTTGTCTTTGAACCGCGACGACCACCGCCCGGTCAACCCGATGATCAACGCGGGCGCAATTGCGGTCACGCAGCTCATCAACGGCGTGGACTCGGGCGTCGATGAACGTGTTGAGCGTATCCGCAGCTACATGTCGCGTCTGGCGGGCCATGAGCTGCATATTGACGAAAGCGTTTCCGGCTCTGAGCTTGAAAATGCGGAACGCAACCTCGCGCTCGCGCACATGCTGCGCAATTACAACATTATTGAGGACGAAGCCCACGATGCGGTGCTGACTTATACCAGGCAGTGCTCTATCCGCGTGACAGTCAAAGACCTCGCGGTGATGTCTGCGACGCTGGCTAACGGCGGCCGTCACCCGATAACCGATGACAAGATCCTCGATGCCGACGTTTGCCGCCTCACGCTGGCGCTGATGAGCTCGGCAGGCATGTACGACGGCGCGGGTCGCTGGATGGCGGAGGTCGGCATTCCGGCGAAGTCGGGCGTGGCAGGCGGCCTGCTGGGTACGCTGCCGGGCCAGCTGGGTGTGGCTACCTTCTCGCCGCGTCTGAATGAGGAAGGCAACTCCGTGCGCGGCGTGGAAGCCTTCAAGCTTTTGTCTAAGGACATGGGTTTGCATCTGATGTCCACTGAGGAGCGCTACGGCGTGCAGCCAATCCGCCACATCGTGGACGAAGACACCGCGACGGTTATCTACCTGCAGGGCGTTCTCAACTTCAACGCCGCGGAGACCGTCCTGCACGAGCTGGAGCGCTATGACTTGAGCGCCGCCAAGGTGGTCTTGGAGCTTTCCAACGTCACCGCGACTAACCGCATGGGGCGCCGCATGCTGAAGGAGGGCCTGCGCCGCATCCGCGAGTCGGGCTTCGATATCGAGCTGGTTGACCCAGACCAGGAGCTCGAGGACCTCAAGATGTCCGACGGCACCGAGGTTCCAGTTGGCGATCCGGAGGACTATCAGATTGCGGGCGAGCCAATCTAA
- a CDS encoding isochorismatase family protein — protein sequence MNSTPQVLVIVDVQNDFCPGGALATSRGDAVARDIAKLVRETPYDIVVATQDWHIEPEGHFATEPDFIDTWPVHCVAGSQGAAMHAALADAPIDAYFHKGAYTAAYSGFEAECTDDGASLAQWLRDRGVKSLDIVGIATDHCVRATALDALKEGFDVNVLENYCAPVSEERAKKTFAELLEAGAKVS from the coding sequence ATGAACAGCACTCCTCAGGTTCTTGTGATTGTGGACGTACAAAATGACTTCTGCCCCGGCGGCGCTCTCGCAACGAGTCGCGGCGATGCGGTAGCCCGCGACATCGCAAAGCTTGTGCGTGAAACGCCGTATGACATCGTCGTGGCTACCCAGGATTGGCACATCGAGCCGGAGGGGCACTTTGCCACCGAGCCGGATTTCATCGATACCTGGCCAGTGCATTGCGTTGCAGGCAGCCAGGGTGCGGCCATGCACGCTGCGCTTGCCGACGCCCCCATCGACGCCTACTTCCACAAAGGCGCCTACACCGCTGCCTACTCCGGCTTTGAGGCCGAGTGCACCGACGATGGAGCAAGCCTCGCGCAGTGGCTGCGCGACCGTGGTGTTAAGAGCCTCGACATCGTGGGAATCGCCACCGATCACTGCGTGCGCGCCACCGCTCTCGATGCATTAAAAGAGGGCTTTGACGTCAACGTTCTAGAAAATTACTGCGCGCCGGTGAGCGAAGAGCGCGCAAAAAAGACCTTTGCCGAACTGCTAGAGGCAGGGGCAAAGGTCAGCTAA
- a CDS encoding ATP-binding cassette domain-containing protein, with product MTTTAIELREIEQSFGNFQALRGISMKLVPGTVTCVLGDNGAGKSTLIKILSGLNTPTGGQLLVDDAPTTFSNPRDALDAGIATVYQDLALVPQLSVWRNFFLGQELTGRFGGLQEKKMRAIAREQLAQMGVELPDIDVELEALSGGQRQVVAIARAIYFGARYIVLDEPTAALGVKQSGMVLRFIAAAKQRGMGVVFITHNPQHAYLVGDRFVVLNLGEVALNADKADVSVEELTKWMAGGAEMETLKAELAS from the coding sequence ATGACTACTACAGCTATTGAGCTGCGTGAGATTGAGCAATCATTCGGCAACTTTCAGGCGCTGCGCGGGATTTCCATGAAACTGGTCCCTGGCACGGTCACGTGCGTGCTGGGCGATAACGGCGCCGGCAAGTCCACGCTGATCAAAATTTTGTCCGGCCTGAATACTCCAACAGGCGGGCAGCTGCTTGTCGACGACGCGCCCACCACCTTCTCTAACCCCCGCGACGCGTTGGACGCGGGCATTGCCACCGTCTACCAAGACTTGGCACTCGTGCCGCAGCTTTCGGTCTGGCGTAACTTCTTCTTGGGCCAGGAGCTTACGGGCCGTTTCGGCGGGCTGCAGGAGAAGAAAATGCGCGCCATCGCCCGCGAGCAGCTGGCGCAGATGGGCGTGGAGCTGCCCGACATCGACGTCGAGTTGGAGGCGCTTTCCGGCGGGCAGCGCCAGGTGGTCGCGATTGCCCGTGCCATTTATTTCGGCGCGCGCTACATCGTGCTGGACGAGCCGACTGCAGCACTAGGCGTCAAGCAATCCGGCATGGTGCTGCGCTTTATCGCGGCGGCCAAGCAGCGCGGCATGGGCGTGGTCTTTATTACCCACAACCCGCAGCACGCTTACCTGGTGGGAGATCGCTTCGTGGTCTTAAACCTCGGCGAGGTGGCACTGAACGCTGACAAGGCCGACGTGAGCGTCGAAGAGCTGACGAAGTGGATGGCCGGTGGCGCAGAGATGGAAACCCTCAAGGCGGAGTTGGCCAGCTAG